One window of Leopardus geoffroyi isolate Oge1 chromosome B3, O.geoffroyi_Oge1_pat1.0, whole genome shotgun sequence genomic DNA carries:
- the TOX4 gene encoding TOX high mobility group box family member 4 isoform X1 — MEFPGGNDNYLTITGPSHPFLSGAETFHTPSLGDEEFEIPPISLDSDPSLAVSDVVGHFDDLADPSSSQDGSFSAQYGVQTLDMPVGMTHGLMEQGGGLLSGGLTMDLDHSIGTQYSANPPVTIDVPMTDMTSGLMGHSQLTTIDQSELSSQLGLSLGGGTILPPAQSPEDRLSTTPSPTSSLHEDGVEDFRRQIPSQKTVVVEAGKKQKAPKKRKKKDPNEPQKPVSAYALFFRDTQAAIKGQNPNATFGEVSKIVASMWDSLGEEQKQVYKRKTEAAKKEYLKALAAYKDNQECQATVETVELDPVPPSQTPSPPPMATVDPASPAPASTEPPALSPSIVVNSTLSSYVANQASSGAGGQPNITKLIITKQMLPSSITMSQGGMVTVIPATVVTSRGIQLGQTSTATIQPSQQAQIVTRSVLQAAAAAAASMQLPPPRLQPPPLQQMPQPPTQQQVTILQQPPPLQAMQQPPPQKVRINLQQQPPPLQIKIVPPPTLKMQTTLVPPAVESSPERPMNNSPEAHTVEETSPETICEMITDVVPEVESPSQMDVELVSGSPVTLSPQPRCVRSGCENPPVVSKDWDNEYCSNECVVKHCRDVFLAWVASRNSNTVVFVK; from the exons ttTCCCGGAGGAAATGACAATTACCTGACGATCACAGGGCCCTCGCACCCCTTCCTGTCAGGGGCCGAG ACATTCCATACACCAAGCTTGGGAGATGAGGAATTTGAAATCCCACCTATCTCCTTGGATTCTGATCCCTCACTGGCTGTCTCAGATGTGGTTGGCCACTTTGATGACCTGGCAGACCCTTCCTCCTCTCAGGATGGCAGCTTTTCAGCCCAATATGGGGTCCAGACATTGGACATGCCTGTGGGCATGACCCATGGCTTGATGGAGCAGGGCGGGGGGCTCCTGAGTGGGGGCTTGACCATG GACTTGGACCATTCTATAGGAACTCAGTATAGTGCCAACCCACCTGTTACAATTGATGTACCAATGACAGACATGACATCTGGCTTGATGGGGCATAGCCAGTTGACCACCATTGATCAGTCAGAACTGAGTTCTCAACTTGGTTTGAGCTTAGGGGGTGGCACCATCCTGCCACCTGCCCAGTCACCTGAGGATCGTCTTTCAACCACCCCTTCACCTACTAGTTCACTTCATGAGGATGGTGTTGAGGATTTCCGGAGG caAATTCCCAGCCAGAAGACAGTTGTGGTAGAAGCAGGGAAAAAGCAGAAGGccccaaagaagagaaaaaagaaagatcctaATGAACCCCAGAAACCAGTTTCAGCATATGCTTTATTCTTTCGTGACACACAGGCTGCCATCAAGGGACAGAATCCCAATGCCACTTTTGGGGAGGTTTCAAAAATTGTGGCCTCCATGTGGGACAGTCTTGGAGAGGAACAAAAACAG GTatataaaaggaaaactgaagcTGCCAAGAAAGAGTATCTGAAGGCTCTGGCTGCATATAAAGACAATCAAGAGTGTCAG gccactgtggaaacagtagaATTGGATCCAGTACCACCATCACAgactccttctccacctcctatGGCTACTGTTGACCCAGCATCTCCAGCACCAGCCTCAACAGAGCCCCCTGCCCTATCCCCTTCCATTGTTGTTAACTCCACTCTTTCCTCCTATGTAGCAAATCAGGCATCTTCTGGGGCTGGGGGTCAGCCCAATATCACCAAGTTGATTATTACCAAACAGATGTTGCCCTCTTCTATTACTATGTCTCAAGGAGGGATGGTTACTGTTATCCCAGCCACAGTGGTGACCTCCCGGGGGATCCAACTAGGCCAGACCAGTACAGCCACTATCCAGCCCAGTCAACAAGCCCAGATTGTCACTCGGTCAGTGTTGCAGGCAGCGGCAGCAGCTGCAGCTTCTATGCAACTGCCTCCACCCCGACTACAACCCCCTCCGTTGCAACAGATGCCTCAGCCCCCCACTCAGCAGCAAGTGACCATTCTGCAACAGCCTCCCCCACTTCAGGCCATGCAACAGCCTCCACCTCAGAAAGTTCGAATCAATTTACAGCAGCAGCCACCTCCTCTGCAGATCAAGATTGTGCCTCCACCCACTTTGAAAATGCAGACTACCTTAGTCCCACCAGCTGTGGAAAGTAGTCCTGAGCGGCCTATGAACAACAGCCCTGAGGCCCATACAGTGGAGGAAACCTCCCCTGAGACAATCTGTGAGATGATCACGGATGTAGTTCCCGAG GTGGAGTCTCCTTCTCAAATGGATGTTGAATTGGTGAGTGGGTCTCCTGTGACACTCTCACCCCAGCCTCGCTGTGTGAGGTCCGGTTGTGAGAATCCTCCTGTTGTGAGTAAGGACTGGGACAATGAGTACTGCAGCAATGAATGTGTGGTGAAGCATTGCAG ggATGTCTTCTTGGCCTGGGTAGCCTCTAGAAATTCAAACACAGTGGTATTTGTCAAATAG
- the TOX4 gene encoding TOX high mobility group box family member 4 isoform X2, with amino-acid sequence MEFPGGNDNYLTITGPSHPFLSGAETFHTPSLGDEEFEIPPISLDSDPSLAVSDVVGHFDDLADPSSSQDGSFSAQYGVQTLDMPVGMTHGLMEQGGGLLSGGLTMQIPSQKTVVVEAGKKQKAPKKRKKKDPNEPQKPVSAYALFFRDTQAAIKGQNPNATFGEVSKIVASMWDSLGEEQKQVYKRKTEAAKKEYLKALAAYKDNQECQATVETVELDPVPPSQTPSPPPMATVDPASPAPASTEPPALSPSIVVNSTLSSYVANQASSGAGGQPNITKLIITKQMLPSSITMSQGGMVTVIPATVVTSRGIQLGQTSTATIQPSQQAQIVTRSVLQAAAAAAASMQLPPPRLQPPPLQQMPQPPTQQQVTILQQPPPLQAMQQPPPQKVRINLQQQPPPLQIKIVPPPTLKMQTTLVPPAVESSPERPMNNSPEAHTVEETSPETICEMITDVVPEVESPSQMDVELVSGSPVTLSPQPRCVRSGCENPPVVSKDWDNEYCSNECVVKHCRDVFLAWVASRNSNTVVFVK; translated from the exons ttTCCCGGAGGAAATGACAATTACCTGACGATCACAGGGCCCTCGCACCCCTTCCTGTCAGGGGCCGAG ACATTCCATACACCAAGCTTGGGAGATGAGGAATTTGAAATCCCACCTATCTCCTTGGATTCTGATCCCTCACTGGCTGTCTCAGATGTGGTTGGCCACTTTGATGACCTGGCAGACCCTTCCTCCTCTCAGGATGGCAGCTTTTCAGCCCAATATGGGGTCCAGACATTGGACATGCCTGTGGGCATGACCCATGGCTTGATGGAGCAGGGCGGGGGGCTCCTGAGTGGGGGCTTGACCATG caAATTCCCAGCCAGAAGACAGTTGTGGTAGAAGCAGGGAAAAAGCAGAAGGccccaaagaagagaaaaaagaaagatcctaATGAACCCCAGAAACCAGTTTCAGCATATGCTTTATTCTTTCGTGACACACAGGCTGCCATCAAGGGACAGAATCCCAATGCCACTTTTGGGGAGGTTTCAAAAATTGTGGCCTCCATGTGGGACAGTCTTGGAGAGGAACAAAAACAG GTatataaaaggaaaactgaagcTGCCAAGAAAGAGTATCTGAAGGCTCTGGCTGCATATAAAGACAATCAAGAGTGTCAG gccactgtggaaacagtagaATTGGATCCAGTACCACCATCACAgactccttctccacctcctatGGCTACTGTTGACCCAGCATCTCCAGCACCAGCCTCAACAGAGCCCCCTGCCCTATCCCCTTCCATTGTTGTTAACTCCACTCTTTCCTCCTATGTAGCAAATCAGGCATCTTCTGGGGCTGGGGGTCAGCCCAATATCACCAAGTTGATTATTACCAAACAGATGTTGCCCTCTTCTATTACTATGTCTCAAGGAGGGATGGTTACTGTTATCCCAGCCACAGTGGTGACCTCCCGGGGGATCCAACTAGGCCAGACCAGTACAGCCACTATCCAGCCCAGTCAACAAGCCCAGATTGTCACTCGGTCAGTGTTGCAGGCAGCGGCAGCAGCTGCAGCTTCTATGCAACTGCCTCCACCCCGACTACAACCCCCTCCGTTGCAACAGATGCCTCAGCCCCCCACTCAGCAGCAAGTGACCATTCTGCAACAGCCTCCCCCACTTCAGGCCATGCAACAGCCTCCACCTCAGAAAGTTCGAATCAATTTACAGCAGCAGCCACCTCCTCTGCAGATCAAGATTGTGCCTCCACCCACTTTGAAAATGCAGACTACCTTAGTCCCACCAGCTGTGGAAAGTAGTCCTGAGCGGCCTATGAACAACAGCCCTGAGGCCCATACAGTGGAGGAAACCTCCCCTGAGACAATCTGTGAGATGATCACGGATGTAGTTCCCGAG GTGGAGTCTCCTTCTCAAATGGATGTTGAATTGGTGAGTGGGTCTCCTGTGACACTCTCACCCCAGCCTCGCTGTGTGAGGTCCGGTTGTGAGAATCCTCCTGTTGTGAGTAAGGACTGGGACAATGAGTACTGCAGCAATGAATGTGTGGTGAAGCATTGCAG ggATGTCTTCTTGGCCTGGGTAGCCTCTAGAAATTCAAACACAGTGGTATTTGTCAAATAG